One part of the Streptomyces sp. NBC_00286 genome encodes these proteins:
- a CDS encoding FHA domain-containing protein: MQIRLTVVDPLGTRPEGRAVSCDVLVTAPAGTALAAVASGLASAVGGEGPGVLYAGAERLDAQRCTLGEPPLIDGAVLCLGAPAEPGPEVDAAEARLHVVAGPDAGGVHLLHGGRIDIGRSADADVPLDDPDVSRLHCAVTVAADGRVSVADLGSTNGTTLDGTRVGERPVRLAPGALLRVGESALRLARAGDAEAVRETVPDGEGHVRVLGAPEEPQPLPGAAGTVPHARVGDDSAAGDSVALNAGDTHHGFGTAGWGAAEDSSSGAQGHGSVEPPVAPGQGAAPEAENTGTAEGTGRAGSTRNDTPTRGTAVPPRGARKRGGLSAWARRLAGGRGEQSGTSAYEGSAYEDESAPPPEPVTEGVREPERWPDPAALLLTALGPGPRLWERGPDHPETLAVRLGTADRSAPDGSGLLPAVPVTTGLREVGALGIAGPRPRLSGLARAVVAQLAALHSPDTLEIVLLSADRSRPLEDRITEWSWLGWLPHIRPAHGQDCHLLMAYDREQTTSRTEELLRRLDDHTTDTDRGTARRPSYAATAAAHGAQARITGAGPDVTGAIPAARGAGDGGAGGGYGGSRPSADGADAGRPSGSQGADGRAYNDAATDRPRSTTDSARSGHPTGNHASGERGFRDGAGRRPDPSADGANAAHPPGSQGADGRAYDDAATDRPRSTTDSAHPGHPSGNHASGERGFRDGAGRRPDPSADGANAAHPPGSQGADGRAYNDAATDLPRSTTDSARSGHPTGTRAGSERGLGDGATSRPGATNASAHAGRRSNDPTGVTRGDSAGGRTSPSADGAHTDRPSGGQGLGGRAYDDPATDRTRSTVDSAHPGHPSGNHAGDERGSSHDTGARPRTTAEVAHPDRRPDARGGAGRDNAGHRPGPSAEGARPGDRPEDHGSVSGYGGGAAERASNPAQRVGGERSHGYDDALGHRPEPSAEGAPPGHQSGNHGSAAPGMPLAPTTAPNRRGGDQPYPVDAAGDHPGPTPVGAQAGHTSTDPAASGDPNPSNAPADPASTLGSRKPTPTRDRDATHLGIHLGGSQVDGAPRGRSRDRRPSWAQDDEGGDGVWPGPFTVVVVDGDPGPAAVREAVSRLAVEGPRVGIHVVCLAETAAASPASPVTETYEAACAASSVFRDCGAVALLSGDVATALRLMRVAPGAPEGAARTQAAELPRGPVGHGTVAAVDAVSMAWAERFARALAPLRTDAVPGERHARVSAPLPQAARLLDELGLARATPASLMARWADAADDTEALGGRAVAVLGAGPRGPASVDLAQEGPHLLIEGPSGSGRTELLRSVAASLAAAERPDRLGIVLIDGWDSTGAGAASRGDGLRVCTDLPHVTTHLAAHDPVRMREFAQSLTAELKRRAELLGRLDFAEWHARQRLQGRIVGQRSASGSTTASPGTTTRPGTATAQPTPGAGAADLDAPPSSTLRLRPAAERQRAAADAGPPLPRLAVIVDDLDALLSPALGSPGRPAAGSVVRALEAVARSGHRLGVHLVAATAGGPRTDETELARQAALRIALEAPSSGPEDPAPGRGRLTGPRGRSTPFQGGRVTGRIPRTSTLRPTVVPLEWDRMGDPPARRPVRELGNGPTDLALLASALERAARSVSATEVPSLL; this comes from the coding sequence ATGCAGATCCGGCTGACCGTCGTAGACCCGCTGGGGACGCGCCCCGAGGGGCGTGCCGTGTCCTGCGACGTGCTGGTGACGGCGCCCGCCGGTACGGCACTCGCCGCGGTGGCCTCCGGCCTCGCCTCGGCGGTGGGGGGCGAGGGTCCCGGTGTGCTGTACGCGGGGGCGGAGCGGCTGGACGCGCAGCGCTGCACGCTCGGTGAGCCGCCGCTGATCGACGGCGCTGTGCTGTGCCTGGGCGCCCCGGCGGAGCCTGGCCCCGAGGTCGACGCGGCCGAGGCCCGGCTCCATGTCGTCGCCGGTCCGGACGCGGGCGGCGTCCATCTGCTGCACGGCGGCCGTATCGACATCGGCCGTTCCGCCGACGCGGACGTGCCCCTGGACGACCCGGATGTCTCCCGCCTGCACTGCGCCGTCACGGTCGCGGCGGACGGCCGGGTGTCGGTCGCGGACCTCGGCTCCACGAACGGCACGACGCTGGACGGCACGCGCGTGGGCGAGCGCCCGGTGCGCTTGGCGCCGGGGGCGCTGCTGCGGGTGGGCGAGTCGGCGTTGCGGCTGGCCCGGGCCGGGGATGCGGAGGCGGTACGGGAGACGGTGCCGGACGGGGAGGGGCATGTACGGGTGCTGGGGGCGCCCGAGGAGCCGCAGCCGCTGCCCGGGGCCGCCGGAACCGTGCCGCACGCGCGCGTGGGGGACGATTCCGCCGCCGGCGATTCCGTCGCCTTAAACGCGGGCGACACGCACCATGGCTTCGGTACGGCCGGGTGGGGAGCCGCGGAGGACAGCTCCTCCGGGGCCCAGGGGCACGGCTCGGTGGAACCGCCGGTCGCGCCCGGTCAGGGGGCGGCACCGGAGGCCGAGAACACCGGGACGGCCGAGGGCACTGGGAGAGCCGGGAGCACCCGGAACGACACGCCGACGAGGGGTACGGCCGTGCCGCCGCGCGGGGCGCGTAAACGCGGCGGGCTCTCGGCGTGGGCCCGGCGCCTGGCGGGTGGCCGGGGCGAACAGTCCGGGACATCGGCATACGAGGGGAGCGCGTACGAGGACGAGTCGGCGCCGCCTCCCGAGCCCGTCACGGAGGGTGTCCGGGAGCCGGAGCGGTGGCCCGACCCCGCGGCACTGCTCCTGACCGCGCTCGGGCCGGGACCCCGGTTGTGGGAACGCGGCCCCGACCACCCCGAGACGCTCGCGGTACGGCTCGGTACGGCGGACCGGAGCGCACCCGACGGTTCCGGGCTGCTGCCCGCGGTGCCGGTGACCACCGGCTTGCGGGAGGTCGGCGCGCTGGGCATCGCCGGGCCGCGTCCCCGCCTCTCCGGGCTCGCACGCGCGGTGGTGGCACAGCTCGCCGCACTGCACTCCCCCGACACACTGGAGATCGTCCTCCTCAGCGCAGACCGCTCGCGCCCCCTTGAGGACCGCATCACCGAGTGGTCCTGGCTCGGCTGGCTTCCCCATATCCGCCCCGCCCACGGCCAGGACTGCCACCTCCTCATGGCCTACGACCGCGAACAGACCACCTCCCGCACAGAGGAACTCCTCCGCCGCCTGGACGACCACACGACGGATACCGACCGCGGGACGGCACGCCGACCCTCGTACGCGGCGACGGCGGCTGCGCACGGGGCTCAGGCCCGCATCACTGGCGCCGGCCCGGACGTGACAGGGGCGATCCCTGCTGCGCGCGGGGCGGGCGATGGCGGCGCGGGGGGCGGGTATGGCGGCTCCAGACCGTCCGCTGACGGCGCCGACGCGGGTCGCCCGTCGGGCAGTCAGGGCGCCGACGGGCGCGCCTACAACGATGCTGCGACCGACCGCCCCAGGTCGACCACGGACAGCGCCCGCTCAGGCCACCCGACGGGCAACCACGCCAGTGGCGAGCGCGGCTTCCGCGACGGCGCGGGCCGACGTCCCGACCCGTCCGCCGACGGCGCCAACGCGGCCCACCCACCGGGCAGTCAGGGCGCCGACGGGCGCGCCTACGACGATGCTGCGACCGACCGCCCCAGGTCGACCACGGACAGCGCCCACCCGGGTCACCCATCGGGCAACCACGCCAGTGGCGAGCGCGGCTTCCGCGACGGCGCGGGCCGACGTCCCGACCCGTCCGCCGACGGCGCCAACGCGGCCCACCCACCGGGCAGTCAGGGCGCCGACGGGCGCGCCTACAACGACGCTGCCACCGACCTCCCCAGGTCGACCACGGACAGCGCCCGCTCAGGCCACCCGACGGGCACCCGCGCCGGTAGCGAGCGCGGCTTGGGCGACGGCGCAACCAGCCGCCCTGGGGCAACGAATGCAAGCGCCCACGCGGGTCGCCGGTCGAACGATCCGACCGGCGTCACCCGCGGCGACAGCGCAGGCGGCCGTACCAGCCCGTCCGCCGACGGCGCCCACACCGACCGCCCGTCGGGCGGCCAGGGCCTTGGCGGGCGCGCCTACGACGACCCTGCGACCGACCGCACCCGGTCGACCGTGGACAGCGCGCACCCAGGTCACCCTTCGGGCAACCACGCCGGTGACGAGCGCGGTTCCAGCCATGACACGGGCGCTCGCCCCAGGACGACCGCGGAGGTGGCCCACCCCGATCGCCGGCCGGACGCCCGAGGCGGTGCTGGGCGCGACAACGCAGGCCATCGCCCCGGTCCATCCGCCGAAGGCGCCCGCCCAGGAGACCGGCCGGAGGACCACGGCTCCGTCTCCGGCTACGGCGGCGGAGCCGCCGAGCGCGCCTCCAATCCGGCCCAGCGCGTCGGCGGCGAGCGCAGCCACGGCTACGACGACGCCCTAGGCCACCGCCCCGAACCGTCCGCCGAAGGCGCCCCTCCGGGACACCAGTCGGGCAACCATGGCAGTGCTGCCCCCGGGATGCCCCTCGCCCCGACCACCGCCCCGAACCGACGCGGCGGTGACCAGCCCTACCCCGTCGATGCCGCAGGCGACCACCCCGGGCCAACCCCCGTCGGCGCTCAGGCGGGGCACACCTCAACCGACCCCGCCGCCTCCGGCGACCCCAACCCCAGCAACGCGCCCGCCGACCCGGCCTCCACCCTCGGCTCCAGGAAGCCCACCCCCACCCGCGACCGCGACGCCACCCACCTGGGAATCCACCTCGGCGGCAGCCAAGTCGACGGCGCCCCCCGAGGCCGAAGCCGTGACCGTCGCCCCTCCTGGGCCCAGGACGACGAAGGCGGCGACGGCGTCTGGCCCGGGCCGTTCACCGTCGTCGTCGTTGACGGTGACCCTGGCCCCGCTGCCGTGCGGGAAGCCGTGTCGCGGCTGGCCGTTGAGGGGCCTCGGGTGGGGATTCATGTCGTGTGTCTTGCCGAGACGGCTGCCGCTTCGCCCGCCTCCCCGGTGACGGAGACCTACGAGGCGGCCTGTGCGGCTTCGTCCGTGTTCCGGGACTGTGGAGCCGTCGCTCTGCTCAGCGGGGACGTGGCCACGGCGTTGCGGCTGATGCGGGTGGCGCCGGGCGCACCTGAAGGCGCCGCGCGTACTCAGGCGGCGGAGCTCCCGCGCGGGCCCGTCGGGCATGGCACCGTGGCCGCCGTCGACGCGGTGTCCATGGCCTGGGCCGAGCGGTTCGCACGGGCGCTGGCCCCATTGCGTACGGACGCCGTCCCCGGCGAGCGGCACGCGCGCGTGTCCGCGCCGTTGCCCCAAGCGGCGCGGCTGCTCGACGAGTTGGGGCTCGCCCGGGCCACCCCGGCGTCCCTGATGGCCCGTTGGGCGGACGCCGCCGACGACACGGAGGCGCTCGGCGGTCGCGCGGTCGCCGTGCTCGGCGCCGGGCCACGCGGGCCCGCGAGCGTGGACCTCGCCCAGGAGGGCCCGCATCTGTTGATCGAGGGGCCCTCCGGCAGCGGGCGTACGGAGCTGCTGCGCTCCGTCGCCGCCTCGCTCGCCGCCGCGGAGCGGCCCGACCGGCTGGGCATCGTGCTCATCGACGGGTGGGACAGCACCGGGGCCGGCGCCGCCTCGCGCGGTGACGGTCTGCGGGTCTGCACCGACCTGCCCCATGTCACCACGCATCTCGCGGCCCACGACCCGGTCCGTATGCGGGAGTTCGCGCAATCCCTCACCGCCGAGCTGAAGCGCCGGGCCGAGCTCCTCGGCCGCCTCGACTTCGCCGAGTGGCACGCCCGCCAGCGGCTCCAGGGCCGCATCGTGGGCCAGCGCTCGGCAAGCGGTTCCACCACGGCATCCCCCGGAACCACCACGCGCCCAGGAACCGCCACCGCCCAGCCCACCCCGGGCGCAGGCGCCGCAGACCTGGACGCGCCCCCGAGCTCCACCCTCCGCCTGCGCCCCGCCGCCGAGCGACAGCGGGCGGCGGCGGATGCGGGCCCCCCGCTCCCCCGGCTGGCCGTGATCGTCGACGACCTCGACGCGCTCCTGTCGCCCGCACTGGGCTCCCCGGGACGCCCCGCCGCCGGTTCCGTCGTACGGGCCCTGGAAGCCGTCGCGCGAAGCGGTCACCGCCTCGGGGTGCATCTGGTGGCGGCCACCGCGGGCGGTCCCCGTACCGACGAGACGGAGCTGGCCCGGCAGGCCGCCCTGCGCATCGCCCTCGAAGCCCCCTCGTCCGGCCCGGAGGATCCCGCCCCGGGACGGGGACGCCTCACCGGCCCCCGCGGCCGGTCGACCCCCTTCCAAGGGGGCCGCGTCACGGGCCGTATCCCCCGTACGTCAACGCTGCGCCCCACGGTCGTCCCCCTCGAGTGGGACCGAATGGGCGACCCACCCGCCCGCCGCCCCGTACGCGAGTTGGGCAACGGACCGACGGACCTGGCCCTCCTCGCCAGCGCCCTGGAGAGAGCCGCCCGCTCCGTGTCGGCCACGGAGGTGCCCTCGCTGCTCTGA
- a CDS encoding serine/threonine-protein kinase, translating to MRPVGSKYLLEEPLGRGATGTVWRARQRETAGAEAAVPGQPGETVAIKVLKEELANDADVVMRFLRERSVLLRLTHPNIVRVRDLVVEGDLLALVMDLVEGPDLHRYLRENGPFSPVAAALLTAQVADALAASHADGVVHRDLKPANVLLKQDGGQMHPLLTDFGIARLADSPGLTRTHEFVGTPAYVAPEGAEGRPQTSAVDIYGAGIMLYELVTGRPPFGGGSALEVLHQHLSAEPRRPSTIPDPLWTVIERCLRKNPDERPSAENLARGLRTVAEGIGVHANSAQIAAAEGVAALLAPDPAPATVPGMPGAADPTQVLPHGAGSYDPNGATSVLPHTGTGPGSGDADPTSVLPRGGAPDPTSVMPPMPPNQPPSGGGPEDPHPWQNQLRAARDRNEQTQVQSYLDPGQDPLRRRPQRQVARPQQQPRQRPQQRPQQGYPPQGQPQQYAPQRQPQQQPQRYAPAPPPPQQPASRPPREPRPQREPRPPRQRSANPMKIPGLGCLKGCLFTIIILVVAGWLIWELSPLQEWIGTTKGYWEQLTDWFQTASDWVGELGSGSNSGTGSGQ from the coding sequence GTGCGGCCGGTAGGGAGCAAGTACCTCCTTGAGGAGCCGCTTGGGCGCGGCGCCACAGGCACCGTCTGGCGAGCCCGCCAGAGGGAGACCGCGGGAGCCGAGGCGGCAGTTCCGGGCCAGCCCGGCGAGACCGTGGCGATCAAGGTCCTCAAGGAGGAGCTCGCCAACGACGCTGATGTCGTGATGCGGTTCCTGCGAGAGCGCTCCGTCCTGCTCCGTCTCACCCACCCGAACATCGTCCGGGTACGCGACCTCGTAGTCGAAGGCGACCTCCTCGCCCTCGTCATGGACCTGGTCGAAGGCCCCGACCTGCACCGCTACCTGCGCGAGAACGGCCCCTTCAGCCCCGTGGCCGCCGCCCTCCTCACCGCCCAGGTCGCCGACGCGCTCGCCGCCAGCCACGCCGACGGCGTCGTGCACCGCGACCTGAAGCCCGCGAACGTCCTGCTCAAGCAGGACGGCGGCCAGATGCACCCGCTGCTGACCGACTTCGGCATCGCCCGGCTCGCCGACTCGCCCGGCCTGACCCGCACCCACGAGTTCGTCGGCACGCCCGCGTACGTCGCCCCCGAGGGCGCCGAGGGCCGCCCGCAGACCTCCGCCGTCGACATCTACGGCGCCGGAATTATGCTGTACGAGCTGGTCACCGGCCGTCCGCCGTTCGGCGGCGGGTCCGCTCTGGAGGTGCTCCACCAGCACCTCAGCGCCGAACCGCGCCGCCCCTCCACGATCCCCGACCCCCTGTGGACGGTCATCGAGCGCTGCCTGCGCAAGAACCCGGACGAGCGGCCCAGCGCCGAGAACCTCGCCCGCGGCCTGCGCACGGTCGCCGAGGGCATCGGTGTGCACGCGAACTCCGCGCAGATCGCCGCCGCCGAGGGAGTGGCCGCGCTGCTCGCCCCGGACCCGGCGCCCGCCACCGTCCCGGGCATGCCCGGCGCCGCCGACCCCACCCAGGTGCTGCCGCACGGCGCCGGCTCGTACGACCCGAACGGCGCGACCAGCGTCCTGCCGCACACCGGCACCGGGCCCGGCTCCGGTGACGCCGACCCCACCTCCGTACTGCCGCGCGGTGGCGCCCCCGACCCCACCTCGGTGATGCCGCCGATGCCACCGAACCAGCCGCCGTCAGGCGGCGGCCCGGAGGACCCGCACCCCTGGCAGAACCAGCTGCGCGCGGCCCGCGACCGCAACGAGCAGACGCAGGTCCAGTCGTATCTCGACCCCGGCCAGGACCCGCTGCGGCGACGCCCCCAGCGACAGGTGGCCCGCCCGCAACAGCAGCCGCGCCAGCGGCCCCAGCAGCGACCTCAGCAGGGTTATCCGCCCCAGGGCCAGCCGCAGCAGTACGCACCTCAGCGGCAGCCCCAGCAGCAGCCGCAGCGATACGCTCCCGCGCCGCCGCCCCCCCAGCAGCCCGCGTCGAGGCCGCCTCGCGAGCCCCGGCCGCAGCGCGAGCCGCGCCCGCCGCGCCAGCGCAGCGCCAACCCGATGAAGATCCCCGGGCTCGGGTGCCTCAAGGGGTGCCTGTTCACGATCATCATCCTGGTCGTCGCCGGGTGGCTGATCTGGGAACTGAGCCCGCTCCAGGAGTGGATCGGGACGACCAAGGGCTACTGGGAGCAGCTCACGGACTGGTTCCAGACGGCGTCGGACTGGGTGGGGGAACTGGGCTCGGGTTCGAACTCGGGTACTGGTTCCGGCCAGTAG
- a CDS encoding serine/threonine-protein kinase — protein MARKIGSRYTAHQILGRGSAGTVWLGEGPEGPVAIKLLREDLASDQELVGRFVQERTALLGLDHPHVVSVRDLVVDGNDLALVMDLVRGTDLRTRLDRERRMAPEAAVAIVADVADGLAAAHAAGVVHRDVKPENVLLDMQGPLGPGGSHPALLTDFGVAKLIDSPRRTRATKIIGTPDYLAPEIIEGLPPRAAVDIYALATVLYELLAGFTPFGGGHPGAVLRRHVTETVVPLPGIPDDLWQLLVQCLAKAPASRLRASELAARLREQLPELAGMPPLDVDEPEPESDAASAEPEAPRDVEQVRRGAVPLVPGRAAPDSNRDTHTSMRVPGPDELAGGARGTARAPRAAGAPRPGSARNRAAARRRRLTLSAVAAALAAAVGIGTWLATTGDNADAKPQGPGASAPATP, from the coding sequence TTGGCACGGAAGATCGGCAGCCGGTACACCGCGCACCAGATTCTGGGGCGGGGCAGCGCCGGCACGGTGTGGCTGGGCGAGGGGCCGGAGGGGCCCGTCGCCATCAAGCTGTTGCGTGAGGACCTCGCCTCCGACCAGGAGCTCGTGGGGCGCTTTGTGCAGGAGCGGACGGCGCTGCTCGGGCTCGATCATCCGCATGTCGTCTCCGTACGTGACCTGGTGGTCGACGGCAACGACCTGGCGCTGGTCATGGATCTCGTACGGGGCACGGATCTGCGCACCCGGCTCGACCGCGAGCGGCGGATGGCTCCCGAGGCCGCGGTCGCGATCGTCGCGGATGTCGCGGACGGGCTCGCAGCCGCGCACGCGGCGGGTGTCGTCCACCGGGACGTCAAGCCGGAGAACGTACTGCTGGACATGCAGGGGCCGCTCGGTCCCGGCGGCTCGCATCCGGCGTTGCTGACGGACTTCGGGGTGGCCAAACTGATCGACTCGCCGCGGCGGACCCGGGCGACGAAGATCATCGGTACGCCGGACTATCTGGCGCCCGAGATCATCGAGGGGCTGCCCCCTCGGGCGGCCGTCGACATCTACGCGCTGGCGACCGTTCTGTACGAGCTGCTGGCCGGGTTCACGCCGTTCGGTGGAGGTCACCCGGGGGCCGTGCTGCGGCGGCATGTCACGGAGACGGTGGTTCCGCTTCCCGGGATTCCCGACGATCTGTGGCAGCTGCTCGTGCAGTGTCTGGCGAAGGCGCCGGCGTCGCGGTTGCGGGCGTCCGAGCTGGCGGCGCGGCTGCGGGAGCAGTTGCCCGAACTGGCGGGGATGCCGCCGCTGGATGTGGACGAGCCGGAGCCGGAGTCCGACGCGGCGTCGGCGGAGCCGGAGGCTCCGCGGGATGTCGAGCAGGTGCGGAGGGGTGCGGTGCCGCTGGTGCCGGGGCGGGCCGCGCCCGACTCGAACCGGGACACGCACACGAGCATGCGGGTGCCCGGGCCGGACGAGCTGGCGGGCGGCGCCCGCGGCACCGCCCGCGCGCCCCGCGCCGCCGGCGCCCCGCGCCCCGGCTCCGCCCGAAACCGGGCCGCGGCCCGACGCCGCCGCCTCACGCTCAGCGCGGTGGCCGCCGCGCTCGCCGCCGCGGTCGGCATCGGCACATGGCTAGCCACGACGGGCGACAACGCAGACGCCAAGCCCCAGGGCCCGGGTGCCTCGGCTCCGGCTACGCCGTAA
- the prfB gene encoding peptide chain release factor 2, with translation MAVVDVSEELKSLSATMESIEAVLDLDTLRADIAVLEEQAAAPSLWDDPEAAQKITSKLSHLQAEVRKAEALRGRIDDLGVLFEMAEEEDDPDTRAEAETELTAVKKALDEMEVRTLLSGEYDSREALVNIRAEAGGVDAADFAEKLQRMYLRWAEQQGYKTEVYETSYAEEAGIKSTTFAVQAPYAYGTLSVEQGTHRLVRISPFDNQGRRQTSFAGVEVLPVVEKTDHIEIDESELRVDVYRSSGPGGQGVNTTDSAVRLTHLPTGIVVSCQNERSQIQNKATAMNVLQAKLLERRRQEEQAKMDALKGDGGNSWGNQMRSYVLHPYQMVKDLRTEYEVGNPESVFNGEIDGFLEAGIRWRKQQSK, from the coding sequence GTGGCAGTTGTCGATGTATCCGAAGAGCTCAAGTCCCTCTCCGCGACCATGGAGTCGATCGAGGCCGTCCTGGACCTCGACACGCTGAGGGCAGATATCGCCGTGCTCGAGGAGCAGGCGGCAGCGCCGTCCCTGTGGGACGACCCGGAAGCGGCGCAGAAGATCACCAGCAAGCTGAGCCACCTCCAGGCGGAGGTCCGCAAGGCGGAAGCCCTGCGCGGCCGGATCGACGATCTGGGCGTGCTCTTCGAGATGGCCGAGGAGGAGGACGACCCGGACACCCGCGCCGAGGCCGAGACGGAGCTCACCGCCGTCAAGAAGGCGTTGGACGAGATGGAGGTCCGGACGCTGCTGTCGGGGGAGTACGACTCCCGCGAGGCACTCGTCAACATCCGCGCGGAGGCCGGCGGCGTCGACGCCGCGGACTTCGCCGAGAAGCTCCAGCGCATGTACCTGCGCTGGGCCGAACAGCAGGGCTACAAGACCGAGGTCTACGAAACCTCGTACGCGGAAGAGGCCGGCATCAAGTCGACCACCTTCGCCGTCCAGGCGCCGTACGCCTACGGGACGTTGTCGGTGGAGCAGGGCACGCACCGGCTCGTCAGGATCTCGCCGTTCGACAACCAGGGGCGCCGCCAGACCTCGTTCGCGGGCGTGGAGGTGCTGCCCGTCGTCGAGAAGACCGACCACATCGAGATCGACGAGTCCGAGCTGCGGGTGGACGTGTACCGCTCGTCAGGGCCCGGCGGTCAGGGCGTCAACACCACTGACTCCGCGGTGCGGTTGACCCACCTCCCCACCGGAATCGTCGTCTCCTGCCAGAACGAGCGCTCGCAGATCCAGAACAAGGCGACCGCCATGAACGTACTGCAGGCGAAGCTGCTGGAGCGGCGCCGGCAGGAGGAGCAGGCCAAGATGGACGCCCTCAAGGGCGACGGCGGCAACTCCTGGGGAAACCAGATGCGTTCGTACGTCCTGCACCCGTACCAGATGGTCAAGGATCTGCGCACGGAGTACGAAGTGGGCAACCCCGAGTCCGTGTTCAATGGCGAGATCGATGGCTTCCTGGAGGCCGGAATTCGCTGGCGCAAGCAGCAGTCCAAGTAA
- a CDS encoding PT domain-containing protein — protein sequence MTKKTRIRVARVAAGAVIAAGASLTAAGAASALDVGVEVGGLNVGASADEDGVDVGLGVKDPTEEPTDPPTDIPTDEPTDDPTDEPTDEPTEDPTDEPTDEPTDGPTDEPTEDPTDPGDDDGAGGGGNDTDPDGGGSQPVEQGEGKESLTDTGSGTGTGADASAQGTGGGGELAETGAAETTFLLVGAATMIAGGIGFRMLPRLMNGRGAAA from the coding sequence ATGACCAAGAAGACGCGGATCCGTGTCGCGCGGGTGGCCGCCGGTGCGGTGATCGCCGCCGGTGCTTCGCTGACCGCCGCGGGTGCCGCTTCGGCCCTCGACGTCGGCGTCGAGGTGGGCGGTCTGAACGTCGGCGCGAGCGCCGACGAGGACGGCGTTGACGTCGGCCTCGGTGTGAAGGACCCGACCGAGGAGCCGACGGACCCGCCCACCGACATCCCGACGGACGAGCCGACCGACGATCCCACGGATGAGCCGACCGACGAGCCCACCGAGGACCCGACGGACGAGCCGACCGACGAGCCCACGGATGGGCCGACGGACGAGCCCACCGAGGACCCGACCGACCCGGGTGACGACGACGGCGCCGGCGGTGGCGGCAACGACACCGACCCCGACGGCGGCGGCTCGCAGCCCGTCGAGCAGGGCGAGGGCAAGGAGAGCCTGACCGACACCGGCAGCGGTACCGGCACGGGCGCGGACGCCTCCGCTCAGGGCACCGGCGGTGGCGGCGAGCTCGCCGAGACCGGCGCCGCCGAGACCACCTTCCTGCTGGTCGGTGCGGCCACGATGATCGCCGGCGGTATCGGCTTCCGCATGCTGCCGCGCCTCATGAACGGCCGCGGCGCCGCCGCCTGA
- the ftsE gene encoding cell division ATP-binding protein FtsE, whose translation MIRFDNVSKVYPKQTRPALRDVSLEVERGEFVFLVGSSGSGKSTFLRLILREERVSHGQVHVLGKDLARLSNWKVPHMRRQLGTVFQDFRLLPNKTVGENVAFAQEVIGKSRGEIRKSVPQVLDLVGLGGKEDRMPGELSGGEQQRVAIARAFVNRPKLLIADEPTGNLDPQTSVGIMKLLDRINRTGTTVLMATHDQNIVDQMRKRVIELEQGRLVRDQARGVYGYQH comes from the coding sequence GTGATCCGATTCGACAACGTCTCCAAGGTCTACCCAAAGCAGACCCGCCCCGCACTCAGGGATGTCTCCCTGGAGGTCGAACGCGGCGAGTTCGTGTTCCTGGTGGGCTCCTCCGGCTCCGGAAAGTCCACCTTCCTGCGGCTGATCCTGCGTGAGGAGCGCGTCAGCCACGGCCAGGTCCACGTCCTGGGCAAGGACCTCGCGCGCCTGTCCAACTGGAAAGTGCCGCACATGCGCCGCCAGTTGGGGACGGTGTTCCAGGACTTCCGGCTGCTGCCGAACAAGACGGTCGGCGAGAACGTCGCGTTCGCGCAGGAGGTCATCGGCAAGTCCCGCGGCGAGATCCGTAAATCAGTGCCCCAGGTGCTCGATCTTGTTGGGCTCGGCGGCAAGGAGGACCGGATGCCGGGCGAACTCTCCGGTGGTGAGCAGCAGCGCGTCGCCATCGCGCGCGCCTTCGTCAACCGGCCGAAGCTGCTCATCGCCGACGAACCGACCGGAAACCTCGATCCGCAGACCTCCGTCGGCATCATGAAGCTGCTCGACCGCATCAACCGGACGGGCACCACCGTCCTGATGGCGACCCACGACCAGAACATCGTGGACCAGATGCGCAAGCGCGTCATCGAGCTGGAGCAGGGCCGCCTCGTCCGCGACCAGGCACGCGGCGTCTACGGCTACCAGCACTGA